One window from the genome of Chloroflexota bacterium encodes:
- a CDS encoding RDD family protein gives MQQDLNPSDGDQQQKLDWELATYVRRMGAWALDFVGFTLPVILLIFGIFVFSSGVLGTTSVTTTVYTPSGTVVTEEIIEEPELHAIDKLFIGVMIASAIIFVGYIVWWLFALRRGQTPGKRIVGIRVIKDDGEPSGWGYTFLREFVIKGLLVRTLSGATSGIVWLVDNLWPLWDRAEKMQTLHDKLLGTLVVRNR, from the coding sequence ATGCAGCAAGACCTAAACCCTTCTGATGGCGATCAGCAGCAAAAACTCGATTGGGAACTGGCGACCTACGTGCGAAGAATGGGCGCATGGGCGCTGGACTTTGTGGGCTTCACCTTGCCGGTGATATTACTAATTTTTGGGATTTTTGTCTTTTCTTCCGGAGTCCTCGGTACAACAAGCGTCACGACAACTGTATATACACCGTCTGGCACAGTGGTTACAGAGGAAATCATTGAGGAACCCGAACTGCACGCGATAGATAAGTTATTTATCGGCGTGATGATTGCCTCTGCGATAATCTTCGTCGGCTATATCGTGTGGTGGCTGTTCGCGCTGAGGCGGGGGCAGACGCCGGGCAAGCGGATTGTCGGCATCCGCGTCATAAAAGACGACGGTGAACCTTCCGGCTGGGGCTACACTTTCCTACGCGAGTTCGTCATTAAGGGACTGCTGGTAAGAACTCTGTCCGGCGCCACTTCCGGTATCGTCTGGCTGGTGGACAACCTGTGGCCCCTGTGGGATAGGGCGGAGAAAATGCAGACGCTGCATGATAAGCTGCTCGGCACGCTTGTCGTCCGCAATCGGTAG
- a CDS encoding Uma2 family endonuclease, with protein MVVQPSGKNIVKLQAEYDDPTIEYPYEDDELLAETEYQYEPLTYAVAALKAHFSSRDDVYAQGDMFVYYRMNDPHSVVAPDVFVVIGALGNHKRNSWFTWREGDRQPNFVLEIASESTWRWDASGKRDIYARIGVDEYWRFDPTGECFNPVLIGERLVNGEYRPIDVTDDDGILRGRSDVLNLDICVRDELELRLYDPVRGEWLMYYQEAQDALQAKGEALQAERQALQAERAAREAAESRIRELEAQLTRQQNNDSS; from the coding sequence ATGGTTGTACAGCCTTCAGGCAAAAATATCGTTAAGCTGCAGGCAGAGTACGACGATCCCACAATTGAATACCCATACGAGGACGATGAACTCTTGGCAGAAACTGAGTATCAGTATGAGCCGCTTACCTACGCCGTCGCCGCGCTGAAGGCTCATTTCAGCAGCCGGGATGATGTTTATGCCCAAGGCGACATGTTCGTGTACTACAGGATGAACGACCCGCACTCCGTCGTCGCTCCGGATGTGTTCGTGGTAATCGGTGCATTGGGCAATCACAAGCGCAATTCGTGGTTCACTTGGCGCGAGGGCGACAGACAGCCAAACTTCGTCTTGGAGATAGCGTCCGAAAGCACCTGGCGGTGGGACGCGAGCGGAAAGCGCGACATATACGCGCGCATAGGCGTGGATGAGTACTGGCGCTTCGACCCCACCGGCGAATGCTTCAATCCCGTGCTCATAGGCGAGCGTCTGGTGAACGGGGAGTACCGCCCTATCGACGTTACCGACGACGACGGGATATTGCGCGGACGCAGCGATGTGCTGAATCTCGACATCTGCGTGCGCGATGAGCTGGAGCTGAGGCTGTACGATCCTGTGCGCGGCGAGTGGTTGATGTACTATCAGGAAGCGCAAGACGCGCTGCAAGCCAAAGGCGAAGCACTGCAGGCCGAACGCCAAGCGCTACAAGCCGAAAGAGCGGCACGCGAAGCCGCAGAGAGTCGCATACGCGAACTCGAAGCCCAACTTACCCGACAGCAGAACAACGATTCATCCTGA
- a CDS encoding rhodanese-related sulfurtransferase, with protein MSATISPQDLDALLKGGSPFALIDVRETGEYNNAHIPGASLIPRRDLEAQIADAVPHTATPVVLCDDDSRRAALSADTLRRLGYSDVSVLDGGINRWVTQEYLTEWGVNVPSKDFGEKVEVVHHVPEIDAVELRERIERGDDLVILDTRTPEEYQRLCIPGGRSVPGAELALRITDITKDLSDDATVVINCAGRTRSIIGTRVLQRMGMPNVVGLKNGTAGWSLAGYSLESGADRLELPDLSEEGIAAAEAYADRIAEEDGVQYIDAGELQALMARHDDETVYLVDVRTEGEYADGHIPGFRWFAGGQAVQRSDEVAVVKNCPIVFCCDGRARAAITASWYRQMGHEHVYAVHGGTGEWQRAGHSLERGHSQAKPLGWDDAQNKVRMLAPSDVPSASDTSTTLVDTSGGTAAYIQEKTDATIIFVGTSQQFAEGHIPGARWVPRGWLEAQIADFAPDKSAPVVATCADGIASTFAAATLADEGYSEVAVLQGGMSAWRQAGRGVEQGLSGVMSTPADVVPAGTDRGFADMMNYLRWEEELGRKYES; from the coding sequence GTGTCCGCAACAATCTCCCCGCAAGACCTTGACGCGCTGCTGAAGGGTGGCTCGCCGTTCGCGCTGATAGATGTGCGCGAGACGGGCGAGTATAACAACGCCCACATCCCTGGCGCGAGCCTGATCCCGCGCCGTGATCTCGAGGCGCAGATTGCCGACGCCGTGCCGCATACCGCAACGCCGGTCGTGCTTTGTGACGACGACTCGCGCCGCGCTGCGCTGTCCGCCGACACGCTGAGACGGCTCGGCTACTCCGATGTGTCCGTGCTGGACGGTGGCATCAACCGCTGGGTTACACAGGAATACTTGACCGAGTGGGGCGTGAATGTGCCGAGCAAAGACTTCGGCGAAAAGGTTGAGGTCGTGCATCATGTCCCCGAAATAGACGCAGTGGAACTGCGCGAGCGCATCGAGCGCGGCGACGATCTGGTCATACTCGACACGCGCACGCCCGAAGAGTATCAGCGCCTCTGCATCCCCGGCGGCAGAAGCGTGCCGGGCGCGGAGCTTGCGCTCCGAATCACCGACATCACCAAAGACCTCAGCGACGACGCAACGGTCGTCATCAACTGCGCGGGGCGCACACGCAGCATCATCGGCACGCGCGTCTTGCAGCGCATGGGCATGCCGAACGTGGTGGGGCTGAAGAACGGTACGGCGGGCTGGTCGCTCGCCGGATACTCGCTCGAATCAGGTGCAGACCGTCTTGAACTGCCCGACCTGTCCGAAGAAGGCATCGCCGCCGCCGAGGCATACGCAGACCGCATAGCCGAAGAAGACGGCGTGCAGTACATCGACGCGGGTGAATTACAGGCGCTTATGGCGCGGCACGATGACGAGACCGTGTATCTTGTGGATGTGCGAACCGAAGGCGAGTATGCGGATGGGCATATCCCCGGCTTCCGCTGGTTCGCAGGCGGGCAGGCTGTGCAGCGTTCCGATGAAGTCGCCGTCGTGAAGAACTGTCCCATCGTGTTCTGCTGCGACGGACGGGCGCGCGCGGCAATCACCGCGTCGTGGTACAGGCAGATGGGGCATGAGCATGTGTACGCCGTGCATGGCGGCACGGGCGAATGGCAGCGCGCCGGACATTCGCTAGAGCGAGGACATTCGCAAGCAAAGCCACTCGGCTGGGACGATGCGCAAAACAAGGTTCGAATGCTCGCGCCCTCCGATGTGCCGTCAGCGTCCGACACATCCACAACGCTTGTGGATACAAGTGGTGGAACAGCAGCGTACATCCAAGAAAAAACTGACGCGACCATCATCTTCGTCGGCACGAGCCAGCAGTTCGCCGAAGGGCATATTCCCGGCGCACGCTGGGTGCCTCGCGGCTGGCTTGAGGCGCAAATAGCCGACTTCGCGCCGGACAAGTCTGCGCCCGTAGTCGCAACCTGCGCGGACGGCATTGCGTCCACCTTCGCCGCCGCCACGCTTGCCGACGAAGGCTACTCCGAAGTCGCCGTGCTGCAAGGCGGCATGAGCGCATGGCGTCAAGCCGGCAGAGGCGTAGAGCAAGGCTTATCAGGCGTAATGTCCACACCCGCCGATGTGGTGCCGGCAGGCACCGACCGCGGCTTCGCTGACATGATGAACTACCTGCGCTGGGAGGAAGAGCTGGGCAGGAAGTACGAATCCTAG
- a CDS encoding DUF433 domain-containing protein: protein MTFDRITINPSVCQGKATVRGMRITVEFVLKLIGNGYTANDILREYPILELEDVHQCTAYGAWLASQKTVSIG, encoded by the coding sequence ATGACATTCGATCGCATAACGATTAATCCAAGCGTGTGTCAGGGCAAGGCCACGGTTAGAGGCATGCGGATCACGGTTGAATTCGTGCTCAAGCTTATTGGCAATGGCTATACGGCAAACGACATCCTGCGGGAATATCCCATCCTTGAACTAGAGGATGTTCATCAGTGCACTGCGTATGGCGCGTGGCTCGCTAGCCAGAAGACAGTGAGCATCGGGTGA
- a CDS encoding MFS transporter, whose protein sequence is MSRFFGQRAFYAVTFGQFISLLGSGMTRFGLGIWVLRETGDTTAYSALLFFAVLPVGLGSIFTGTLVDRWNRRVVMLAGNTVASLSTLVAALLFFGGALEIWHLYIVLTVNGIANAFVIPSMEASVPMLVKKENLGRAVGLTQLTTSLELIVSPALAGILLVSSGLGFIFIVDFVTFGACVIALALSAIPQPASDPDHERTSLLGEFIFGFRYIAERPPFVYLMTLVTLAFFLMPGIGYALSTPLALSVADERAAGLIRSSFGAGAMISGILLTAWGGPKRRMYGVLASLAIAGLASILIGARESIPLMAAGTFCIGVTFMFMFGMNRVIWQVKAAPEVLGRISSLRMALGSGASSIGVLVAGPLAQHVFEPMMAEGGALAGSFGPIIGVGDGRGMALIYIIEGLMLITLVAVSALTRRIRLMEDLLPDQTPSVNVKNVN, encoded by the coding sequence ATGTCGAGATTCTTTGGGCAAAGGGCGTTTTACGCCGTCACATTTGGACAGTTTATATCGCTTCTTGGCTCTGGGATGACGCGGTTCGGGCTGGGCATCTGGGTTCTGCGCGAAACCGGAGACACTACCGCATACAGCGCGCTGCTGTTTTTCGCCGTGCTTCCCGTGGGACTTGGTTCGATATTCACCGGCACACTGGTGGACAGGTGGAACCGCCGCGTAGTCATGCTCGCCGGCAATACCGTCGCCAGCCTGAGCACGCTGGTCGCAGCGCTGCTGTTCTTTGGCGGCGCGCTGGAGATATGGCACCTGTACATTGTACTAACCGTCAATGGCATTGCGAACGCATTCGTGATTCCTTCGATGGAAGCCAGCGTGCCGATGCTTGTCAAGAAGGAAAATCTTGGACGGGCAGTAGGTCTGACGCAGCTGACCACTTCCCTGGAGCTTATCGTGTCTCCGGCTCTGGCAGGCATACTTCTTGTCTCATCCGGATTAGGCTTCATTTTCATCGTGGACTTCGTAACCTTCGGTGCGTGCGTAATTGCGCTTGCCCTATCCGCGATCCCGCAGCCTGCCTCCGACCCCGACCATGAGCGCACCAGTCTGCTGGGCGAGTTCATCTTCGGCTTTCGCTACATTGCGGAGCGGCCACCTTTCGTGTACCTAATGACCTTAGTCACTTTGGCATTTTTCCTCATGCCAGGCATCGGATACGCGCTCTCCACGCCTCTGGCGCTAAGCGTCGCCGATGAAAGAGCTGCTGGACTGATACGGTCGAGCTTCGGTGCCGGAGCGATGATTTCAGGAATACTACTAACGGCGTGGGGCGGTCCCAAGCGCCGAATGTACGGCGTGTTGGCAAGCTTAGCGATCGCGGGGCTGGCGAGCATTCTGATTGGCGCGCGTGAGAGCATACCGCTGATGGCGGCGGGCACGTTCTGCATTGGCGTAACCTTCATGTTCATGTTCGGGATGAACAGGGTTATCTGGCAGGTCAAGGCAGCGCCCGAAGTGCTCGGTCGGATATCCTCCCTTCGCATGGCGCTAGGGAGCGGCGCCTCATCTATCGGAGTGCTCGTCGCAGGCCCGCTGGCACAGCATGTATTCGAGCCTATGATGGCGGAAGGGGGTGCGCTTGCCGGAAGCTTCGGTCCAATTATCGGCGTGGGCGATGGACGTGGCATGGCACTGATATATATCATCGAAGGACTGATGCTCATCACGCTAGTTGCCGTATCCGCCCTAACCCGCCGCATCCGCCTAATGGAAGACCTGCTGCCAGACCAAACACCGTCCGTCAATGTTAAGAATGTCAATTAG
- a CDS encoding MFS transporter gives MSRFSGQKAFYAITFGQLISLVGSGMTRFGLGIWVLLEIGDATAYTAMLFFAVLPLGLASIFTGTLIDIWDRRIVMLLGNVVASLSTLVVAILFFTDTLAIWHLYVALAVNGLANAFVIPSFEASVPLLVKRENLGRAAGLTQMTVSLEIILAPALAGVLVASAGLGIIFIVDFVTFGVSVIALAVSVIPRPVVSADRGANLLDGFVFGLRYIGQRPSFVYLMVFITITMFLMPGIGYALSTPIALSVADETAAGLILSAFGAGAMVSGFLLTAWGGPKRRMTGMLVSLTLAGLASMLIGVRESIPLMAAGVFLLGVTFMFMFGLNRVIWQEKAAPEVLGRIFSLRVALGIGAQSLGVLVAGPLAQHVFEPMMAESGALAGSVGAFIGVGEGRGMALMYIVAGLMLITLVAVSALTRRIRLMEDLLPDQTPAADVKDVD, from the coding sequence ATGTCGAGATTCTCCGGACAAAAGGCGTTTTACGCCATCACATTTGGGCAGCTTATATCGCTTGTTGGCTCTGGCATGACGCGGTTCGGGCTGGGCATCTGGGTCTTGCTGGAGATTGGCGACGCCACCGCGTACACTGCGATGCTCTTCTTCGCCGTGCTTCCTTTGGGGCTGGCGTCCATATTCACCGGCACGCTCATCGACATCTGGGATCGCCGTATCGTGATGCTGCTGGGCAATGTTGTCGCAAGCCTGAGTACGCTTGTCGTAGCAATCCTGTTCTTCACCGACACGCTGGCGATATGGCACCTGTATGTCGCGCTCGCCGTGAACGGGCTTGCAAACGCATTTGTCATCCCGTCCTTCGAGGCGAGCGTACCGCTGCTCGTTAAGCGCGAGAACCTCGGCAGAGCGGCGGGACTCACGCAGATGACCGTATCGCTGGAGATAATCCTCGCGCCTGCGCTCGCCGGCGTGCTGGTGGCGTCCGCAGGGCTTGGCATCATCTTCATCGTGGACTTCGTGACATTCGGCGTGAGCGTCATAGCGCTCGCTGTATCTGTGATACCGCGCCCGGTGGTCAGTGCCGACCGTGGCGCGAACCTGCTGGACGGCTTCGTGTTCGGGCTGCGATACATCGGACAGCGACCGTCGTTCGTGTATTTGATGGTCTTCATCACCATCACCATGTTCCTGATGCCCGGAATCGGCTACGCGCTATCGACACCCATCGCGCTGAGCGTGGCGGACGAAACCGCGGCGGGACTGATACTCTCCGCGTTCGGCGCAGGCGCGATGGTTTCGGGCTTCCTGCTGACTGCGTGGGGCGGGCCAAAGCGCCGTATGACCGGCATGCTTGTCAGCCTGACACTTGCCGGACTTGCGAGCATGCTGATAGGCGTGCGTGAGAGCATACCGCTGATGGCGGCAGGCGTGTTCCTGCTCGGCGTTACATTCATGTTCATGTTCGGGCTGAACAGAGTTATATGGCAAGAAAAAGCAGCGCCGGAAGTGCTCGGTCGTATATTCTCGCTGCGTGTGGCGTTGGGCATCGGCGCGCAGTCGCTTGGCGTGCTTGTGGCGGGGCCACTGGCGCAGCATGTGTTCGAGCCTATGATGGCGGAAAGCGGCGCGCTCGCCGGAAGCGTGGGCGCATTCATCGGCGTGGGAGAGGGACGCGGCATGGCGCTGATGTACATCGTCGCCGGCCTCATGCTCATCACGCTAGTTGCCGTATCCGCCCTAACCCGCCGCATCCGCCTAATGGAAGACCTGCTGCCAGACCAAACACCGGCCGCCGATGTTAAAGATGTTGACTAA
- a CDS encoding sugar phosphate isomerase/epimerase, producing MKLGAITNSWRERLENESVESLVGQAAERGAAHIELRQTCLAACESGEGDAWRPNIGNLKALVARYPDMSFNLAVAYPCLSQSAQPQSALWESMLDAAIAVSPDAPHLRMVDPSRFDALWESPDDIPQTAMSIAALVQSAAERGVTLSMENSGQPIRSLAMLVQAVRDALPAEQGIMLGLCPDPTNQLRIDADSDPVGEIEALPVDMIKIAHFKQTRGGDAIPTVDSGDVDCHRMLQALQDKGYTGAAIMEIPPHDDVFDNLTASFGYLRG from the coding sequence ATGAAACTCGGAGCGATAACAAACTCTTGGCGTGAGCGGCTGGAGAACGAGAGCGTAGAATCGCTGGTGGGACAGGCGGCAGAGCGCGGTGCGGCTCACATCGAGCTGCGGCAAACTTGCCTTGCCGCATGCGAGAGCGGCGAGGGCGATGCTTGGCGCCCGAACATCGGCAATTTGAAGGCGCTGGTCGCGCGGTATCCCGACATGTCCTTCAACCTCGCGGTGGCGTATCCGTGCTTGTCGCAATCCGCGCAACCGCAGTCCGCATTGTGGGAATCGATGCTGGACGCCGCGATTGCCGTGTCGCCCGACGCGCCGCACTTGCGAATGGTTGATCCCTCGCGCTTCGATGCGCTATGGGAATCGCCGGACGACATACCGCAGACCGCGATGAGCATTGCGGCACTGGTACAATCGGCGGCTGAACGCGGCGTAACGCTGTCGATGGAAAACTCCGGTCAGCCGATACGCAGCCTGGCGATGCTGGTGCAGGCGGTCAGGGACGCGCTGCCCGCAGAACAAGGGATAATGCTCGGCCTTTGCCCCGATCCCACGAACCAACTCCGCATCGACGCGGACAGCGACCCGGTTGGCGAGATAGAGGCGCTGCCGGTTGACATGATAAAGATCGCGCACTTCAAGCAGACGCGCGGCGGCGATGCAATTCCCACCGTGGACAGCGGCGATGTGGACTGCCATCGCATGCTGCAAGCGCTGCAAGACAAGGGATACACCGGCGCCGCCATAATGGAAATCCCACCGCACGACGATGTGTTCGACAACCTGACCGCGAGCTTTGGCTATTTGCGGGGCTGA
- a CDS encoding DUF3500 domain-containing protein, with protein sequence MATEHTHSNGHTHSHATGQMADAAANWLDSLSAEQRDKATYEYMDGERVFWYYPPLNRHGLPLRDMDDNQRKLAYSIMESGLTERAYKQAAQIIDLETTLGKVEKDAGIVSFRRDPELYYFTVFGDPRDSENPWAWRVEGHHVSLHYSIWGDKVISTTPFFFGSNPAEVLAGPDQGKRILGDREDLALELINGLSSEQERRAVIYAEAPYDILTYNSSRALFPQQEGLPGSQMNGSQREMMMSIISEYVSTVRDDVAQDKMSAIREQGLDDFYFAWGGGKERFSKHYYRIHGGNFVVEYDNRQNDANHIHSVLRDEENDFANDVLREHLLLYHVL encoded by the coding sequence ATGGCAACGGAACATACCCACTCCAACGGACATACCCACTCTCACGCGACGGGGCAGATGGCGGACGCGGCGGCGAACTGGCTCGACAGCCTCTCGGCGGAGCAGCGGGACAAGGCTACTTACGAGTATATGGACGGCGAGCGCGTCTTCTGGTACTACCCGCCACTGAACAGGCACGGCTTGCCACTGCGCGACATGGACGACAACCAGCGCAAGCTCGCGTACTCCATCATGGAGAGCGGCTTGACCGAGCGCGCGTATAAGCAGGCGGCGCAGATTATCGACCTCGAAACCACGCTCGGCAAGGTCGAGAAGGACGCCGGCATCGTCAGCTTCCGGCGCGACCCGGAACTCTACTACTTCACCGTGTTCGGCGACCCGCGCGATTCCGAGAACCCGTGGGCATGGCGTGTCGAAGGACACCATGTATCGCTGCACTACAGCATCTGGGGCGACAAGGTCATCTCTACCACGCCGTTCTTCTTCGGATCAAATCCGGCAGAGGTGCTGGCTGGCCCCGATCAGGGCAAGCGTATCCTGGGCGATAGGGAAGACCTCGCATTGGAGCTTATCAACGGGCTGAGCTCCGAGCAGGAACGCCGCGCGGTCATCTACGCCGAAGCGCCGTATGACATCCTGACATACAACTCGTCCCGCGCCTTGTTCCCGCAGCAAGAAGGCTTGCCCGGCTCGCAGATGAACGGCTCACAGCGCGAGATGATGATGTCCATCATCAGCGAGTATGTGTCCACCGTGCGAGACGATGTGGCGCAGGACAAGATGTCCGCGATACGCGAGCAAGGCTTGGACGACTTCTACTTCGCTTGGGGCGGTGGTAAAGAGCGCTTCAGCAAGCACTACTATCGCATCCACGGCGGCAACTTCGTCGTCGAGTACGACAACCGCCAGAACGACGCGAACCACATCCACTCCGTCCTGCGCGACGAAGAAAACGACTTCGCCAACGACGTGCTGCGCGAACACCTGTTGCTCTACCACGTACTATAG
- the pheS gene encoding phenylalanine--tRNA ligase subunit alpha, whose protein sequence is MPENASVSQVESSRDAALAELAAAQTDEQIEAWRIAWLGRRGQLTQVLRGIRDLSPDERRSVGAAANRAKSMLEQHLAQRQDDLARAKSEAEDRADAIDVTLPGWHTPVGGLHPTTQMIREICDAFGSMGFDVVEGPEVEWDLYNFEMLNIPRGHAARDMWATLWVDEPDEDGDYPMLMRTQTSPMQIRTMQQRKPPIRVVVPGKCYRYEATDATHEWHFYQVEGLAVDKGITFADLKGTLYEFARRIFGEERQVRFRCDYFPFVEPGVDMSISNFKDPQTGKRPINRDEDWIEILGAGMVHPKVLEGVGLDPQIYTGFAFGMGPERISMLKYGIEDIRLFYSNDLRFLSQF, encoded by the coding sequence ATGCCCGAAAATGCCAGCGTTAGTCAGGTTGAATCATCACGAGATGCGGCTCTTGCGGAGCTTGCCGCTGCTCAGACGGACGAGCAGATTGAGGCGTGGCGCATCGCTTGGCTCGGACGGCGCGGGCAGCTGACGCAAGTGCTGCGCGGCATTCGCGATCTGTCACCGGACGAACGCCGCAGCGTTGGCGCCGCCGCCAATCGCGCCAAGTCCATGCTCGAACAGCATCTCGCGCAGCGCCAAGACGACCTCGCGCGCGCCAAGTCCGAAGCCGAAGACCGCGCAGACGCCATCGATGTTACGCTGCCCGGCTGGCATACGCCCGTCGGCGGCTTGCACCCGACCACGCAGATGATCCGCGAGATTTGCGACGCATTCGGCTCTATGGGCTTCGATGTCGTCGAAGGTCCCGAAGTCGAGTGGGACCTGTACAACTTCGAGATGCTCAACATCCCCAGAGGACACGCGGCGCGCGATATGTGGGCGACCCTGTGGGTGGACGAGCCTGACGAAGACGGCGACTACCCGATGCTTATGCGCACCCAGACCTCTCCGATGCAGATTCGCACGATGCAGCAGCGCAAGCCACCCATCCGTGTCGTTGTGCCGGGCAAGTGCTACCGCTACGAAGCCACCGATGCAACCCATGAGTGGCACTTCTACCAGGTCGAGGGCCTGGCGGTGGACAAGGGCATCACCTTCGCCGACCTCAAGGGTACGCTGTACGAATTCGCGCGCCGCATATTCGGCGAAGAACGGCAGGTGCGCTTCCGTTGCGACTACTTCCCGTTCGTCGAGCCGGGCGTGGACATGTCCATTTCCAACTTCAAAGACCCGCAGACCGGCAAGCGTCCCATCAACCGCGACGAAGACTGGATCGAAATCCTCGGCGCGGGCATGGTGCATCCCAAAGTGCTTGAAGGCGTGGGGCTGGACCCGCAGATATACACCGGCTTCGCATTCGGCATGGGGCCCGAGCGCATCTCAATGCTCAAGTACGGCATCGAAGACATCCGCCTGTTCTACTCCAACGACCTGCGCTTTCTAAGCCAGTTCTAG
- a CDS encoding RDD family protein, which yields MQQQDTTPTNNGEQQEPDWELASYGRRMGAWALDCVGFTLPLLLLIIAIVLVILGLVFSTTVAEDSITTSFGTIVTEETILESWLLGSIFSGIGAVIILAALIVLVGYIVWWLFALGRGQTPGKQIVGIRVIKDNGEPSGWGYTFLREFVIKFLLLGLVSEPTLGIARLVDYLWPLWDRAKKMQTLHDKLLGTLVIRAR from the coding sequence ATGCAGCAGCAAGATACAACCCCGACAAATAACGGCGAACAGCAAGAACCTGATTGGGAGCTGGCGTCCTATGGACGGCGTATGGGCGCTTGGGCGTTGGACTGCGTCGGATTTACCTTGCCTCTGCTTCTTCTGATTATCGCGATTGTGCTCGTGATTCTCGGGCTTGTCTTTTCCACGACAGTCGCCGAGGATTCTATAACTACATCGTTCGGAACGATTGTCACCGAAGAAACGATATTGGAATCCTGGTTGCTCGGATCGATCTTTAGCGGCATAGGCGCTGTCATAATTCTCGCGGCGCTTATAGTCCTAGTAGGCTATATCGTGTGGTGGCTGTTCGCGCTGGGGCGAGGGCAGACACCGGGCAAGCAGATTGTCGGCATCCGCGTCATAAAGGACAACGGTGAACCTTCTGGCTGGGGCTACACATTCCTGCGCGAGTTCGTCATCAAGTTCCTGCTGCTGGGACTTGTGTCCGAACCCACTCTGGGCATAGCGCGGTTGGTGGACTATCTATGGCCACTGTGGGACAGAGCGAAGAAAATGCAAACGCTGCATGATAAGTTGCTTGGCACACTGGTGATTAGGGCAAGATAA